In one Thermaerobacter sp. PB12/4term genomic region, the following are encoded:
- a CDS encoding selenium-binding family protein — protein MPSWRPDPTFYPSPRLAMEAPREGLAYVALLRTGGRPDGFAVVDVDPRSATYGRVVHTLDFPYTGDEVHHFGWNACSSALCPFAPHPHVERRYLLVPGLRSSRIYILDTKPDPAAPRLVKVVEPEEVLRRAGYSRLHTVHCGPDGIYVSALGGRGDGSQGGGRSGDGAPDTSRQGARGAGGGAGDVGAGDAAGAGGNGRSAGGPGGILILDHDSFDVLGRWEVDRGPQVYAYDFWWHLGYDTVVTSEWGAPSLFEDGLNLDDVVHRRYGHRLHFWDLRRRRHVQAIDLGDQHQMVLELRPAHDPSKAYGFVGVVVNVEDLSGSVWVWYRDGDRWAVRKVIEIPAEPAEDKDALPDILKPLGAVPPLITDINLSLDDRFLYVSCWGTGELRQYDVSDPFHPKLTGSVRLGGVVRRAAHPAAGPLTGGPQMVEVSRDGRRVYVTNSLYSTWDDQFYPGLRGWLVKLDAGTAGGLAVALVG, from the coding sequence ATGCCCAGCTGGCGCCCGGATCCCACCTTCTACCCGTCCCCACGCCTCGCCATGGAGGCGCCACGGGAGGGCCTGGCCTACGTGGCCCTGCTCCGCACCGGAGGCCGGCCCGACGGCTTCGCCGTGGTCGACGTGGATCCCCGCTCCGCCACCTACGGCCGGGTCGTCCACACCCTGGACTTCCCCTACACCGGCGACGAGGTGCACCACTTCGGTTGGAACGCGTGCAGCTCGGCTCTCTGCCCCTTCGCCCCCCACCCCCACGTGGAGCGGCGCTACCTGCTGGTGCCGGGGCTGCGTTCGTCCCGGATCTATATCCTGGACACCAAGCCCGACCCGGCGGCGCCGCGGCTGGTCAAGGTGGTCGAACCGGAAGAGGTCCTGCGCCGGGCCGGGTACTCCCGCCTGCACACCGTCCACTGCGGGCCCGACGGCATCTACGTCAGCGCCCTGGGCGGCCGGGGCGACGGCAGCCAGGGCGGTGGCCGATCCGGGGACGGCGCGCCTGACACATCGCGACAGGGTGCCCGCGGCGCTGGGGGTGGCGCCGGTGATGTCGGCGCCGGTGATGCGGCTGGCGCCGGCGGCAACGGCCGTTCCGCCGGCGGCCCCGGTGGCATCCTGATCCTCGACCACGACAGCTTCGACGTCCTCGGCCGCTGGGAGGTGGACCGCGGCCCGCAAGTCTACGCCTACGATTTCTGGTGGCACCTGGGCTACGACACGGTGGTCACCAGCGAGTGGGGCGCCCCCTCCCTGTTCGAGGACGGCCTCAACCTGGACGACGTGGTCCACCGCCGCTACGGCCACCGGCTCCATTTCTGGGACCTGCGCCGGCGCCGGCACGTGCAGGCCATCGACCTGGGCGACCAGCACCAGATGGTCCTCGAGCTGCGGCCCGCCCACGATCCCAGCAAGGCGTACGGGTTCGTCGGCGTGGTAGTGAACGTCGAGGACCTCTCGGGCTCCGTCTGGGTCTGGTACCGGGACGGGGACCGCTGGGCGGTGCGCAAGGTGATCGAGATCCCGGCCGAACCCGCTGAGGATAAGGACGCCTTGCCGGACATCCTGAAGCCCCTGGGCGCCGTGCCGCCCCTCATCACCGACATCAACCTGTCCCTGGACGACCGCTTCCTCTACGTCTCCTGCTGGGGGACCGGTGAGCTGCGCCAGTACGACGTGTCGGACCCCTTCCACCCGAAGCTGACGGGCTCCGTCCGGCTGGGCGGCGTGGTGCGGCGGGCGGCCCACCCGGCGGCGGGGCCCCTGACGGGCGGTCCCCAGATGGTCGAGGTCAGCCGCGACGGGCGCCGGGTGTACGTCACCAACTCCCTCTACAGCACCTGGGACGACCAGTTCTACCCGGGACTGCGGGGGTGGCTCGTCAAGCTGGATGCCGGCACGGCCGGCGGCCTGGCGGTGGCCCTGGTCGGCTGA
- a CDS encoding STM3941 family protein, with the protein MNPTPQVVTVRTPTAKAVATLVCGLLMTAVTGFVLLQPVPLVVKVVGWVGIVFFGTCTILALRAVLWPNPVLLLDGEGVEIRHSAFGRVRIPWDDVDHLVIGKVFGQRMLGIVPKDIEAWLATHAPAARVLLEANLAYGAPYWVAESTLPGTCEDVARMMQRYRPVAVIQR; encoded by the coding sequence ATGAACCCCACACCACAGGTCGTCACCGTCCGCACCCCCACCGCCAAGGCGGTGGCCACCCTGGTATGCGGCCTGTTGATGACGGCGGTGACCGGGTTCGTCCTTCTACAGCCCGTCCCGCTGGTTGTGAAAGTCGTGGGGTGGGTGGGGATCGTCTTCTTCGGGACCTGTACGATCCTGGCCCTTCGTGCCGTCCTATGGCCCAACCCGGTGCTGCTGCTAGACGGCGAGGGTGTGGAGATCCGGCATTCCGCCTTCGGCCGGGTCCGGATCCCCTGGGACGACGTCGACCACCTGGTCATCGGGAAGGTCTTCGGCCAGCGGATGCTGGGCATCGTCCCGAAGGACATAGAGGCGTGGCTTGCCACCCACGCCCCGGCGGCGCGGGTGCTCCTCGAGGCCAATCTCGCGTATGGGGCACCTTACTGGGTCGCGGAGTCGACCCTGCCGGGCACGTGCGAGGACGTGGCCCGCATGATGCAGCGGTACCGGCCGGTGGCGGTGATCCAGCGTTAG